The DNA segment TAAAGTTGGGCATTCAAGAAGCGCTCATTGAGGATGAACCGGAAGTGCAAAAAGACCAAGTTTCTTTTCAACAATTAGGTTTGTTTGAGGTGGAAGAATGAAGTGCATAGGCTGTGGGGCTAAGTTGCAAGATGAGTGTCCAAATGAGGTCGGTTATAGTCCAAAAAAAGAAGTTTTGTATTGCCAAAGATGTTTTCGTTTAAGGCACTATGATGATCCTGTCTATTCCAAACGCTTTGGTATTGATTCAAGGCTTGTCTTTCAACAAATTCAGAAACAAGAAGGTATTTTGATTTGGGTTGTGGATTGTTTTTCTATGGAAGAAAGCTTGGAACAGGACTTTGTTCAACAGCTTCAAGATCGAGAAATCATTCTTATTCTTAGTAAGAGAGATGTATTGCCAGCTGAAATCAATGAAGAAAAAATAGCGAAAATGATGATTGAAAAAATTCATCAAAAACATCTTCCTATAAAAAAGCTATTCTTCCACTCAGCGAAGGTGGATTTAGGGAAAGAGGAACTGTTGGTGTATTTACATCAGTACCCTCCAGGAACAAATTTTATTTTTATGGGTTTAGCCAATGCGGGTAAGAGTTCTCTATTAAATCAATTGTTAGAAACAGAAGCTTTAACCGCTTCTCGTTATCCTGGAACAACGTTGGAATTTTTAAAATTAGAAAAAGATGGCTATACCTTTATTGATACACCAGGGATGGAAGTAAAGGCTTCTTATCTCATGGAAGTCAATGAGTTAGATTTGAAAAAGTTACTTCCAAGCAAGACCTTAGTGGCTCGTAATTATCAACTATATAGTAATCAGAGCTATTTTATTGGGGCTTTGTTTCGGATTGATTTAAAGACGAGCGATAAAGCTTCTCTAGCTTTCTATTTTCATGAGCAATTAATCATTCATCGAACAAAACTAGAACAGGCAGATGATTTATATCAGCGTCAAAAAGGTAAGGATTTAAAGCCTTGTTTCAATAAAGATTTAAGTGAAGAAAAGATTATCCTAAAAGGAAAAGAAAAGTTGGACATTGTCTTGCCGGGTCTTGGTTGGATTTGTCTATCAGGTTATTTTCAACAGATTAAACTTCACTTACCAAAAGGGATTGAAGTATATACTAGAAAGGCAATTTTATGATATTAACTCCTAAACAAAAAGCGTATTTGCGTTCTTTAGCACAAACAGATAAAGCGAAATTTCAATGTGGAAAAGATGGTTTATCCAATACGTTTATTGAATTAATTCAAAATGCGTTTCATACGCGTGAATTATTAAAAATTCATGTTCTGAAAGGATTAGAAGTGGATTTAAAAGAATTAGCTTTTGATATTGCCCGCTATACAAAATCAGAAGTGGTTCAAATTATTGGTCGTCAGATTGTGCTATATAAGCCAATGAAAACACCTAGAATCGGATTACCAAAATGAAAGAACTCATCGCTAGCTTTGATCCTATTTCTTTAAAAGACTTTTTAAAGCTTAGAAAGATGGCAAAAAAAGAAAGGTTAGTTCTATCTTGTTTCCAAGAAGGTAAGCTATCTTTTGCGTATCGTTTGGAATTATTAAGAATGGTCTTTCAGGCTGTTAAAAAGATAGAAATCGTGGATAAACTTCAACAGCCAATAAAATACAATTGCCAAGATGAACAAGCTATTCAAAGTGGCAAATTTTATTTAGTACCGGCTTGTATTCGCAAAAATCTGATTGAACAAAATGCCTTTGCTAAAGAAATATTGCTAGCTCATTTAAAGCCCAAACGAGTCGCGCATTCTTATTCTGTTGCGAAAGTGTGCCAAGCTTTAGCGCATCAACATCATTTGGATGAAAAGAAAGCGTATTTAATGGGTTTGTGGCATGATATTTGTAAGGATGAAGAGCATCAAGAAGAAAAAATGGCTTATTATTATCCCTATAAACAAGTACCAAGTTGGACCATTCATGGTTATTTAGGAGCTAAGTGGCTAAAGGAAAATTTAGGTATTCAAGATAAAGATATTTTAAGAGCCATTCAACGTCATGCTCGAGGGGAACTAGGTAAAACAGCTTATGACCATATCTTATATATTGCTGATAAGATTGAACCTTTGAGAAATTATGACACTAGTGAAGAAGAACAACTGGCGAAACAAGATTTAAAGAAAACTGTAAAATTGATTTTATACAAGCAGAAATTATTTTTAGAAAGGAACCAGGATGGACACATTAAAAGCGATTTTAACTTTTTTAGAAACCAAACCAGCTGAACAGATACAAGTTATTGATATGCGTGGTGTCTGTTCATATACCGATTATTTTGTGATTGTGACAGCGAAGAATCCACGTCATTTATTGTCTTTATTAAACGATTGTGAAAAGGAATTGGATCGATTGGGACAAGGCTATCATCGGGAAGGTGAAAATGGCAGTTCTTGGTTATTATTAGATGCGAAAGACTTTATGATTCATTTCTTTTTGGAAGAAAGTCGTCGCCAATATCGCTTGGAAGCCCTTTGGGCAGATCAGCCACAATATCGTATGGAAGAAATGTTAGTGAAGTAGAAGGAGTTAGCTATGGAGTGGTATGAACAACCTTATTTCCAGCATCGCGATTGGATATTGAGTCATTTAGAAGAACTAAATTTAAATGAGAAAGAAAGTTTACTTGTTTTAATCTTGGATTTTTTGAATGAACATGATCAATTTATTAGCTTAGCTCAGTTAGGTAAGAAACTGAATGAAACGGAAAGTGAAGTTGAGCAACAATTAAGCTCCTTAATGGAAAAAGGTTATTTGGAAATAGGTAGTTCAAAAGCAGGACCGGTCTTTGATTTAAAAGGGCTGTTCTTATTTGACCAACAAAAGGAAGAAATTAAGAGTGATTTGTTTTCAATTTTTGATCAAAATTTTAATCGTCCTTTATCCACAACGGAGCTTCAAAAGCTTTCTGATTGGCAAAAAACCTATGATCCAAAGGTTGTTCTTTGGGCTTTAAGAGAGGCTTTGATTAATGAGAAAGTTTCTTTTCCTTATATTGAAACTTGTATCTTATCGGCTTATAACGATGCGGTTAAGTTAAGAGAAATCATTGAGGGAAAGCGATGAAGAACCTACCGGCCTTAAAGATTATCGAGGAGTTGGAAAAGCTATTTCCAGAAGCGAAAGGGGAATTGAATTCACGGAATACCTATGAGCTTTGTGTAGCGGTTATCCTTTCTGCTCAAAGTACCGATGTTTCCGTCAATCAGGTAACACCAGCTTTATTTGAAGCTTATCCAACATTAGAATCTTTAGCGAAAGCAGAGCTCAACGATGTGGAAAGCTATATTGCCCGTTTGGGTTTGTATCGAGCAAAAGCGAAAAATATCATTGGTTTTGCACAAGTGGTGATAGAACGATTTGATGGTGTGATTCCTTCTTCTATGGAAGATTTGACTTCATTACCGGGTGTGGGAAGAAAGTGTGCCAATGTGATTCAAGGAGAATGCTTTCATTTACCATCCTTGGCGGTGGATACGCATGTATCTCGAATTGCGAAGCGTTTGGGTTTGGCTTATCAAAAGGATTCAGTTGCGGTCATTGAACGGAAGTTAAAAAAGAAACTACCTAAAGAAAAATGGACAAAAGCTCATCATCAAATGATTTTCTTTGGTCGTTATTTATGTCAAGCGAGAAAGCCCCGGTGTTATCGCTGCCCCTTTGTGGAACATTGTCATGAGAAGAATAAGAATTTAATTGCTTAGAAATATTTTTATTTTTCATATAAACCAGTTAGAATAGTTAAAAATGGAGGTAGAAGATGGAAAGCTATGTATTGAGCATGGAAACAGCGGCTGATGTTAGTCGAGAATATTTGGAAAGTAGAAATATATCAAGTCTTTCTTTTCATTACAGTTTGGCTGATAAGTTATATACAGATGATTTTGGCGAAACTTTAAGCATTAGGGATTTTTATGAGGCCATGCGTCAAGGAGAAATGACACGCACTTCACAAATTCCAAATGGGGAATACGAGGCTTATTTCCGCTCGTTTTTAGAAAAAGGATTGGATGTCATTCATGTTTGTTTATCATCGGGCTTATCGGGTACTTACAATGGGGCTTGTATGGTGGCGGAACAGCTAAGAGAAGAATTTCCTGACCGTAAGCTTTTCGTTATTGATAGTTTATGTGCTTCAAGTGGAATTGGTTTATTGGTTGATCAGATGGCGAATGAAAGAGATGCCGGTTGTTCGATAGAAGTGTTAAACGAGTATGCTTTAAAGACACGTTATTTAGTTGAATTATGGTTCTTCTCCGGTGATTTAACGTATTTTATTCGGGGTGGTCGTATTTCTAAGACCGCCGGAACAATTGGAAATATGTTACACATTGAGCCATTGATGAGTGTTGGAGCCGATGGTAAATTGAAAGTTCGTAAAAAGATTCGGGGCAAGAAGAAGACTTTAGCGGCTTCTTTAGAGATGGTGCAAAAGTATGGTGATGCTGAACAAAAAACAATTTTTATTTCTAATGCGGATTGCTTAGAAGATGCGAAAATGCTTGCAGGAATGTTAGAAGAAGCATATCCGAGTGTTCAAATTCATCATTTTGATATTGGAACAACCATTGGTTCACATACTGGACCAGGTACGGTAGCGTTCTTCTTTATGGGGAAGGATCGTCGTGAGGTTGAATTGGATTTTAACAACTAGGTATTCTAGTTGTTTTTCATGAAAATGAATGAAAGTTATACTATTGGAAAAGGGGAATTATGAAATTACCAGAGAATTGGCAAGAATATAGTCATTTAGAACAAGCAAAATGGTTTCTAAAATACGCAGTGAAATATCAACGAGAAGGGGAAATTAGAGGTTTATTGGAAGATATAGAGCCAGAAGTTAAGGAAGCCTATGAAAAGTTTTTAAATGCAGGTGGATATAACTTCTAAAATTTTAGTTGCTTTATTAGTACCCTTATTTGGGACACGGGCATGGTTTTGTATGGGATGTTGGTTTAAAAAAGATAGGCCTTAGCCTATCGAATTTTAGAGTTATTTAGGATGGTAATGGCACCGTCCTTTTCTTTTCTTTGAAGTGCTTGTAAACCTTTTTTATCGGTATATTCAGTTACAATACTTTGAATTTTTGTTTCTTGATAACGCACTAAAAACATCTTAATGCTCCTTTCTACTATTTTTAATAAAAATAAAACGTTCGCTTTATTAAGTATAATGACTTCTTTTTAGAATGCAATAGGAATGCTCAAAAAAGGATACTTCAAGTATCCTAATTTAATCCATAGACATAAAGAATGACGGATGATCCCTTATCAATTTGCGTGCCTGCAATATTTTGTCCACTTGTATCGACGATTTTTTCAACCAATCCCCATTGGGAAGCGTCTGATGTTTTAGTGCTTCTTGTTTCAAGACGAATATTATTCGCCTTTGCCCAAGCGGTATAATCCGTTGCTTTAGAAGAGGATGGTACTAAGGTTAAGTCTCTTGGTGTTTTAAAGATAGCACAAGCTTCATTTGAATTGATATTAATCTTCTTATAGCCATAATATCCACAGACTTGAGTATCCGTATTCGCTGCCAAGCCACTAATCTTCTGTTGCAATGTTTCCTTAGAGGATTGAATTTCTTGGATGGTCTTACCATTTTGAACAATCCGTGCTTTATAGACAACCGGACCAGTTAAGGAGCGAATATCTAAGCTGTCATTACCAACCTCATTTAAAGCTTTCGCATCTGGATAAGAAGCCCAATTAAAGCTCATCGTATGGTCGGGATTGTATGTAACATTGAAGCCGGCGATATTTTGTAGATGACCAATCATCTCTTCGGCAGTCTTTA comes from the Bulleidia sp. zg-1006 genome and includes:
- the nth gene encoding endonuclease III, which gives rise to MKNLPALKIIEELEKLFPEAKGELNSRNTYELCVAVILSAQSTDVSVNQVTPALFEAYPTLESLAKAELNDVESYIARLGLYRAKAKNIIGFAQVVIERFDGVIPSSMEDLTSLPGVGRKCANVIQGECFHLPSLAVDTHVSRIAKRLGLAYQKDSVAVIERKLKKKLPKEKWTKAHHQMIFFGRYLCQARKPRCYRCPFVEHCHEKNKNLIA
- a CDS encoding DnaD domain protein, giving the protein MEWYEQPYFQHRDWILSHLEELNLNEKESLLVLILDFLNEHDQFISLAQLGKKLNETESEVEQQLSSLMEKGYLEIGSSKAGPVFDLKGLFLFDQQKEEIKSDLFSIFDQNFNRPLSTTELQKLSDWQKTYDPKVVLWALREALINEKVSFPYIETCILSAYNDAVKLREIIEGKR
- a CDS encoding DegV family protein, producing the protein MESYVLSMETAADVSREYLESRNISSLSFHYSLADKLYTDDFGETLSIRDFYEAMRQGEMTRTSQIPNGEYEAYFRSFLEKGLDVIHVCLSSGLSGTYNGACMVAEQLREEFPDRKLFVIDSLCASSGIGLLVDQMANERDAGCSIEVLNEYALKTRYLVELWFFSGDLTYFIRGGRISKTAGTIGNMLHIEPLMSVGADGKLKVRKKIRGKKKTLAASLEMVQKYGDAEQKTIFISNADCLEDAKMLAGMLEEAYPSVQIHHFDIGTTIGSHTGPGTVAFFFMGKDRREVELDFNN
- a CDS encoding GTPase; this encodes MKCIGCGAKLQDECPNEVGYSPKKEVLYCQRCFRLRHYDDPVYSKRFGIDSRLVFQQIQKQEGILIWVVDCFSMEESLEQDFVQQLQDREIILILSKRDVLPAEINEEKIAKMMIEKIHQKHLPIKKLFFHSAKVDLGKEELLVYLHQYPPGTNFIFMGLANAGKSSLLNQLLETEALTASRYPGTTLEFLKLEKDGYTFIDTPGMEVKASYLMEVNELDLKKLLPSKTLVARNYQLYSNQSYFIGALFRIDLKTSDKASLAFYFHEQLIIHRTKLEQADDLYQRQKGKDLKPCFNKDLSEEKIILKGKEKLDIVLPGLGWICLSGYFQQIKLHLPKGIEVYTRKAIL
- the yqeK gene encoding bis(5'-nucleosyl)-tetraphosphatase (symmetrical) YqeK, with translation MKELIASFDPISLKDFLKLRKMAKKERLVLSCFQEGKLSFAYRLELLRMVFQAVKKIEIVDKLQQPIKYNCQDEQAIQSGKFYLVPACIRKNLIEQNAFAKEILLAHLKPKRVAHSYSVAKVCQALAHQHHLDEKKAYLMGLWHDICKDEEHQEEKMAYYYPYKQVPSWTIHGYLGAKWLKENLGIQDKDILRAIQRHARGELGKTAYDHILYIADKIEPLRNYDTSEEEQLAKQDLKKTVKLILYKQKLFLERNQDGHIKSDFNFFRNQTS
- the rsfS gene encoding ribosome silencing factor, which translates into the protein MDTLKAILTFLETKPAEQIQVIDMRGVCSYTDYFVIVTAKNPRHLLSLLNDCEKELDRLGQGYHREGENGSSWLLLDAKDFMIHFFLEESRRQYRLEALWADQPQYRMEEMLVK
- a CDS encoding YhbY family RNA-binding protein, coding for MILTPKQKAYLRSLAQTDKAKFQCGKDGLSNTFIELIQNAFHTRELLKIHVLKGLEVDLKELAFDIARYTKSEVVQIIGRQIVLYKPMKTPRIGLPK